The Vibrio gallaecicus genome contains a region encoding:
- a CDS encoding TSUP family transporter: MEMIEPTMLVVLALVAFAAGFIDAVAGGGGMLTVPALLSIGLPPHIALGTNKLAATFASSTAAFTYYRKKLFKPECWINAFISTLIGATIGTLAVNAISTEWLEKVLPLIILAAAAYTIFHKTPDANQNVSPKPCPTLKKKQIIQGSILGFYDGVAGPGAGAFWTVSSMALYKLNILLASGLAKAMNFTSNFTSLVTFAVLGHIDWVLGLTMGVCLMVGAFVGAHSAIRFGAKFIRPVFVTVVSILAIKLAYEAWFVTL, from the coding sequence ATGGAAATGATTGAACCAACAATGCTGGTAGTGCTTGCACTCGTTGCATTTGCTGCTGGTTTCATTGACGCTGTCGCTGGTGGCGGTGGAATGTTAACGGTTCCTGCTCTTCTTTCTATAGGATTACCGCCTCATATTGCATTAGGTACTAATAAATTAGCGGCTACCTTTGCATCATCTACCGCGGCTTTTACTTACTACCGGAAAAAGCTTTTCAAGCCAGAGTGTTGGATCAACGCCTTTATAAGCACTTTAATTGGAGCCACTATCGGCACACTTGCGGTTAATGCGATCAGTACTGAATGGTTAGAGAAAGTATTACCTCTCATTATCTTAGCAGCGGCAGCTTATACTATTTTCCATAAGACGCCTGACGCTAATCAAAATGTTTCTCCAAAGCCCTGCCCTACCCTAAAGAAAAAACAGATTATCCAAGGTTCTATTCTTGGATTTTATGATGGCGTTGCAGGACCTGGAGCAGGCGCATTTTGGACCGTAAGTTCAATGGCTTTATATAAGCTAAATATTTTGCTGGCGTCTGGTTTAGCGAAAGCCATGAACTTCACCAGTAACTTTACCTCTTTAGTCACTTTTGCGGTTCTTGGGCATATTGATTGGGTGCTTGGTTTAACAATGGGTGTATGTCTTATGGTTGGTGCGTTTGTTGGCGCTCATTCCGCGATTCGCTTTGGCGCAAAATTCATTCGCCCTGTATTCGTTACCGTTGTGAGTATTTTAGCCATTAAGCTCGCCTATGAAGCATGGTTCGTCACACTTTAA
- a CDS encoding primosomal replication protein, with protein sequence MSQLSELKTLLDTLIGHCSQVDKARGRYHQPLFDRTLFKSGAHLLLPCALETQSTYQTILREQASSQLTPTRATYLSEKLMNQIAAIQRELANHDLRQDRPLKSAKSPNQLYNDLAQHQDWHRRLTQLVSQRQKAWENAHKSQKSSTEKALITAKERLERCSDSMKDIERLINLDKPRRHDD encoded by the coding sequence ATGAGTCAGCTTTCTGAACTGAAAACCTTATTAGATACGTTAATTGGACATTGCTCGCAGGTCGATAAAGCAAGAGGTAGGTATCATCAACCTCTTTTCGATCGTACTTTATTTAAAAGCGGTGCTCATTTACTTCTTCCATGTGCGTTAGAAACTCAATCAACTTACCAGACTATTTTACGTGAGCAAGCTAGCTCACAACTTACTCCGACGAGAGCGACTTATTTATCTGAAAAGTTAATGAATCAAATAGCAGCAATTCAACGTGAACTAGCAAACCACGATTTAAGACAAGATCGTCCGTTAAAATCGGCGAAAAGCCCTAATCAGCTGTATAATGATCTCGCTCAGCATCAAGATTGGCATAGACGCTTAACTCAATTAGTGAGCCAACGACAGAAAGCATGGGAAAATGCTCATAAAAGCCAGAAATCCAGTACTGAAAAAGCGCTTATTACGGCTAAAGAACGATTAGAAAGATGTTCAGATTCGATGAAGGATATTGAGCGTTTGATTAACTTAGACAAACCTAGGCGACATGATGACTGA
- a CDS encoding DUF2057 family protein, whose product MRLLLPITLTLAMCTSFQSIAASILYIPDSVSLLAVNMEKPETKGGFFSENTTLELPDGMNQIVFKYQTEFEIGDVIKTVYSDAVIVKFNSSNEELVFELPSFSSYRQAEKGMFPLKWKLLNKSGESIILVQDTLLSSGVQFGRNYPQEARNYNIAGGLASVPVTYVVANQFEETIAASELAQTSVTLDNQPSIEQFKDMFKGLSLEDKNELKEWINRQK is encoded by the coding sequence ATGCGCTTATTATTACCAATTACTTTAACATTGGCTATGTGCACCAGTTTTCAATCTATTGCTGCGTCTATACTATATATTCCTGATAGCGTTTCTTTATTAGCTGTCAATATGGAGAAGCCTGAGACCAAAGGTGGCTTTTTTTCTGAGAACACAACTTTAGAGTTACCTGATGGTATGAATCAGATCGTTTTTAAATACCAGACTGAATTTGAAATTGGCGATGTTATTAAAACAGTCTATAGCGATGCTGTAATTGTAAAATTTAACTCATCAAATGAAGAGCTTGTGTTTGAATTACCATCATTTTCGTCTTACAGGCAAGCAGAGAAAGGGATGTTCCCATTAAAATGGAAACTTCTAAATAAGAGCGGTGAAAGTATCATATTGGTCCAAGACACGCTTTTATCAAGTGGTGTTCAATTTGGGCGGAACTACCCTCAGGAAGCGAGAAATTATAACATTGCGGGAGGTTTAGCCAGTGTTCCTGTTACATATGTGGTTGCGAATCAATTTGAAGAAACGATAGCAGCCTCGGAATTAGCTCAAACTTCAGTAACATTGGATAATCAACCGTCGATTGAGCAATTCAAGGATATGTTTAAGGGATTGTCATTAGAAGATAAAAATGAGTTGAAAGAATGGATTAATAGACAAAAATAG
- the dinG gene encoding ATP-dependent DNA helicase DinG, translating into MLSTKIQNSIRTSYQNLQSQLDNFVPRRAQNYLVAEIAKTLCGQYHKSSRIIVAEAGTGIGKSLAYLMATIPVAVLNNRKIVISTATVALQEQLVNKDLPLYRRITDREFSFILAKGRKRYCCAEKLAAASGTDGGQMAIFESKPKKKDIEQLQTMYTSLAQGKWDGDRDSWPKPIDNSIWQMIVSDKHSCNNSMPTHRDCPFQKARSELDKADVIIANHSLVMADADLGGGVILPEPENCIYIFDEAHHLPHVARDHSSAAASLKGAASWLEKLNQSISKLSGLADEKRVSRFRNELQDSVQQLIPTLSQLSKRFDASQFEDGIYRFEYGDLPEWLESESKDLKQLTQKASQAVAKIADLIAERVKDGELSAKLAEPALAEIGFYIQRTENLAQVWKLMAEPKRDKGAPLARWLEINKEREGDFVVNVSPLEVGWKLDQQIWSRCVGAVLVSATMRALNSFSFFCHQAGISQKSEDGVQFLALASPFDYQNQAELIVPAMKYEPQAPQFTEYLIEILPKVIEDKQANLVLFSSYWQMNQVAESLATDFVKRSWALQVQGDTSRTEILKKHKKLIEQGKTSILFGTGSFSEGLDLPGELLENLVITKIPFGVPSSPVERAHSEYIESRGGNPFMQITVPEASKKLIQSVGRLLRKERDSGKVTILDRRIVTKRYGQSLLDSLPPFKRTIKY; encoded by the coding sequence ATGCTAAGCACTAAAATCCAGAATTCCATTCGCACCAGTTATCAAAACCTTCAATCACAGTTGGACAACTTTGTACCTCGACGAGCCCAAAACTACCTAGTAGCCGAAATTGCAAAGACACTTTGCGGGCAATACCATAAAAGTAGCCGCATAATTGTCGCAGAAGCTGGCACTGGTATTGGTAAGTCCTTAGCTTATTTAATGGCGACCATCCCTGTTGCTGTGCTTAACAATAGAAAAATTGTCATTTCAACAGCCACTGTTGCCTTACAAGAACAGCTTGTGAATAAAGACCTTCCTTTATATAGAAGGATTACCGACCGAGAATTCTCATTTATATTGGCGAAGGGTCGCAAACGCTACTGTTGTGCAGAGAAACTTGCAGCCGCGAGTGGGACTGATGGCGGTCAAATGGCCATATTTGAGTCCAAGCCAAAGAAGAAAGACATTGAGCAATTGCAGACCATGTATACCAGCCTTGCACAAGGTAAATGGGATGGTGATAGAGACTCATGGCCAAAACCAATAGATAATTCGATTTGGCAAATGATTGTTAGTGATAAGCATAGTTGCAATAACAGTATGCCGACTCATCGTGATTGCCCTTTTCAAAAAGCTCGCTCTGAGCTAGATAAAGCCGATGTTATTATTGCAAACCACAGCTTAGTGATGGCTGATGCTGATCTTGGTGGAGGTGTTATTCTTCCTGAACCAGAAAATTGTATTTATATTTTCGATGAAGCTCATCACCTCCCTCACGTTGCAAGAGACCATTCATCTGCAGCCGCTAGTTTAAAAGGTGCAGCTTCCTGGCTCGAAAAGTTGAATCAATCCATCAGTAAGCTTTCTGGTCTAGCTGATGAGAAACGAGTATCTCGGTTTAGAAACGAACTTCAAGATTCTGTTCAGCAACTCATTCCGACATTAAGCCAACTAAGCAAACGCTTTGATGCTTCTCAATTTGAAGACGGTATCTATCGTTTTGAATATGGAGACCTGCCAGAGTGGTTGGAAAGTGAATCCAAAGATCTCAAGCAACTCACACAAAAAGCGAGCCAAGCCGTCGCAAAAATCGCAGACCTTATTGCTGAACGAGTCAAAGATGGTGAGCTTTCAGCAAAACTCGCTGAGCCAGCATTGGCTGAAATCGGCTTTTATATACAAAGAACTGAAAACCTAGCTCAAGTTTGGAAACTAATGGCAGAGCCTAAACGGGATAAAGGTGCGCCTTTAGCACGATGGCTTGAGATAAACAAAGAACGTGAAGGTGATTTTGTCGTCAATGTTTCACCTTTGGAAGTCGGCTGGAAACTTGATCAACAAATTTGGAGCCGGTGTGTTGGTGCTGTGCTTGTTTCGGCTACTATGAGGGCACTGAATTCTTTTAGTTTCTTCTGTCACCAGGCTGGAATCAGCCAAAAGTCGGAAGACGGCGTACAATTTTTAGCTCTAGCTTCACCTTTTGATTATCAAAACCAAGCTGAGCTGATCGTACCTGCGATGAAATATGAACCTCAAGCGCCTCAGTTTACAGAATATCTTATTGAAATATTGCCTAAGGTAATTGAAGACAAACAAGCGAACCTCGTTTTATTCTCTTCTTACTGGCAAATGAACCAAGTTGCAGAATCATTAGCAACAGATTTCGTTAAACGCAGCTGGGCTCTACAAGTACAAGGCGACACATCAAGAACTGAAATTCTAAAAAAACATAAAAAGCTTATTGAGCAAGGCAAAACCAGTATTCTTTTTGGTACGGGAAGCTTCTCTGAAGGCTTAGATTTACCCGGAGAATTATTAGAAAATTTAGTGATCACTAAGATTCCATTTGGTGTACCATCCTCGCCAGTTGAACGAGCGCATTCAGAATATATTGAATCTCGCGGTGGAAACCCTTTTATGCAAATCACGGTACCTGAAGCAAGTAAAAAACTTATTCAGTCCGTAGGTCGATTACTGCGCAAAGAGAGAGATTCTGGTAAAGTCACGATCCTCGACAGACGCATTGTCACCAAACGCTACGGTCAGTCTTTATTAGACTCGTTACCACCATTTAAAAGAACAATAAAATATTAA
- a CDS encoding porin produces the protein MKKTLLALAVMATAGTVNAAEVFKSDEGSVDFYGQLRPTLLFLDDSEAELNTSSSRTGVNGVYVASDSLKVLGEVEIGVALGDNYGAGSDSSERTDDTVFVRRHIIGFDMGDMGTIRIGKEGTYADDVYGADYSYFFGGSALLYGHAWNNDSQVKYALDTEQFWLKAGYSFGEDNTNEEIREVFVGKAFGDLSVHAGVLSSTNKIAVTGVAADTENLSFEFTGEYALGEHTLGATYYNNSNEDKSANTTVDSHGISLAGMFAVANKTTLYSGYELVLSSSDAAGTVDGDASRFYAGVEYKFSKWARVFAEGAYVFEETTTADAKVDSKTDFGLGARFYW, from the coding sequence ATGAAAAAGACTCTATTAGCACTTGCTGTAATGGCAACTGCAGGAACAGTAAACGCGGCAGAAGTATTCAAGTCTGACGAAGGTTCAGTTGATTTTTACGGTCAGCTACGTCCAACACTATTATTTTTAGACGACTCTGAAGCTGAGCTAAACACTAGCTCTTCTCGTACTGGCGTAAATGGTGTTTATGTTGCTAGCGATAGCTTGAAAGTATTGGGCGAAGTTGAAATCGGTGTAGCACTTGGTGATAACTACGGTGCAGGTTCGGATTCTAGTGAGCGTACTGACGATACAGTTTTTGTACGTCGTCATATCATTGGTTTTGATATGGGTGATATGGGTACTATCCGTATCGGTAAAGAAGGTACTTATGCCGATGATGTCTACGGTGCTGATTATTCATACTTCTTTGGTGGCTCTGCTCTTCTATATGGACACGCTTGGAATAATGATTCTCAAGTTAAATATGCTTTAGATACAGAGCAATTTTGGCTAAAAGCTGGTTACTCTTTCGGCGAAGATAATACTAATGAAGAAATTCGTGAAGTATTTGTAGGTAAAGCTTTCGGTGACCTATCTGTACACGCTGGTGTTCTTTCTTCAACAAATAAAATTGCTGTTACTGGTGTCGCGGCAGATACTGAAAATCTATCATTTGAATTTACGGGTGAATATGCTCTAGGTGAACACACGCTAGGCGCAACATACTACAACAATTCAAATGAAGATAAATCAGCTAACACAACTGTTGACTCTCACGGTATCTCTTTAGCTGGTATGTTCGCAGTTGCTAACAAAACAACTTTATACTCTGGTTATGAGCTAGTATTATCTTCTTCTGATGCTGCTGGTACTGTAGACGGTGATGCTTCTCGTTTCTACGCTGGTGTTGAATACAAGTTCTCTAAATGGGCTCGTGTTTTTGCAGAAGGCGCATATGTGTTTGAAGAAACAACTACAGCAGACGCAAAAGTTGATAGTAAGACAGATTTTGGTCTAGGTGCCCGTTTCTACTGGTAA
- the rsmS gene encoding pleiotropic regulatory protein RsmS: MMTDKTPSPLDDAPEEVKLAVDLIYLLESNDIDPQVAVAALEIVQQDLQSKLAPST; the protein is encoded by the coding sequence ATGATGACTGACAAAACTCCTTCTCCGCTAGATGACGCACCTGAAGAGGTCAAACTCGCAGTTGACCTTATCTACCTCTTGGAAAGTAATGACATCGACCCACAAGTCGCTGTTGCGGCCCTTGAGATTGTCCAACAAGATTTACAATCTAAACTAGCACCTAGCACCTAG